The Microcystis panniformis FACHB-1757 region GAAAGGCAGAGGTCATGATTTTAGTTTATTTAAAAAAAGTCGAGTTCGTTTTCATCCTTTAACTACCAGCATAGAAGACAGTGGTTATCAGGGAATAGCTGCATACCATAGTAATAGTTATACACCGAAAAAGAAACCGAAAAATGGAAAATTAACAGACTTAGAAAAGGAGTATAACAAGGCTTTGACCAAAGAAAGGATTATCATTGAACATATAAATAGGAAACTCAAAATCTTTAAAATCTTATCCTGTAAATATCGGAATCGTCGTCGAAGATATAGTTTAAGAGTTAACTTGTTGGCGGCTATTTATAACTGTGAGTTAGGGATAGGTATAGCAGCTTCTTAAAAGTTGCCTAAAGATTAATCAAGTCAAGGAGAATTTATTCTCAATTTTTATAATTGAGATAGTTTGTGCCGCTTAAATAAAGAGGTTTTGATAACCAAATTAAAGCAGCTCTAAAGAGTTTTGAGTTAAAAGTTAAACTTCAAGTTTTCATTCAGGACGAATGTACTGATTAACTAATTTTTTGGGGAAAATTAGTTAACCCATCATTATAACATATAATTAATTTGCAAGAGTTCTATTGTTGTCACCTAGTCGTAAGATGCCCTTATTTTAGATCACATTGCACAAAAAAAGCCGTATAACAAGTCGCTGCACCGGAACGCCGTCATTTGGTTGGTTAAGTGCGATGCCGAAGGCACTGCGTAGCAGCACGCCGATCTTGTAGGGTGCGTTAATGAAATGTAACGGTGCGATTCGTTTCTAGGGGAATAAATAGCCTAGAGTAGCCTGTAGGTTGGGCTTCGGCCGTGAGCTTTTGCCGAATGGTTGACGCAAGGAAACCCAACCATATCAAGTTTGCTGTGAGGTTCCGCTGTTGCTACAATTTGATCCCACATCCATAATTCTATCAAGCTAAAATGGAGTGCTATCTAGAAGGAACTTATGATGAAATACAAAATTGTCCTTTATCGTTCTGAAGAAGGAATTACTGTTGGCGTTCCTGCGCTCCCCGGTTGTTGGTCCGAGGGAGATACTGAGGAAGAGGCATTAACCAATATCCAAGATGCAATTCGTGAGCATCTTGCAGCCTTAGAAGAACGCTTGCAAGATGGGGAAATTCGTGAAATTGAAATGCAGGTGTAACTATGCCTAGAATTCCTGGCGTAAATCACCTAGATGCAGTACGAGCCTTGGAGAAGGTAGGCTTTCGGATCATTCGCCAAGGCAAACATATCATCATGAGTGATGGGGTGCGTCAAGTTGCTCTTCCAAGGCACAATCCAATTAAGGCATTTACAATGGGTGGAATTGTTCAAGATGCTGGTTTGACAGTCGCAGAATTTCGTAAACTATTATGAGTGCGATGCCAAAGGCACTGCGTAGCAGATCGCCTCGCCCGTAGGTTGGATTGACCCAAGGAAACCCAACATCAATCAACTCATAACAGAGTGCGATGCCGAAGGCACTGCGTAGCAGCACGCCGATCTGGTAGGGTGCGTTAATGAAGTGAACGCACCT contains the following coding sequences:
- a CDS encoding type II toxin-antitoxin system HicB family antitoxin — its product is MKYKIVLYRSEEGITVGVPALPGCWSEGDTEEEALTNIQDAIREHLAALEERLQDGEIREIEMQV
- a CDS encoding type II toxin-antitoxin system HicA family toxin, translating into MPRIPGVNHLDAVRALEKVGFRIIRQGKHIIMSDGVRQVALPRHNPIKAFTMGGIVQDAGLTVAEFRKLL